The genomic DNA AATCATGGTTTTAGGATAATTGAGATTGATGAAGGAGTTAGGCTATCAACAGCTCCAGAAATGAGTCAGTACATTAAAGATTTTTTTAAATTAGAAACAAAGCAAAATCCAATTACTCAGGCAGCTTACGAGGTTCTTTCAATAATTGCATTAAATGGACCGATAACAAGACAAGAAATTGAAAAAATTCGTGGAGTAAGTAGTGAGAATATAATTCGTAGCCTATTAGAAAGGAATCTTATAAAGGAATCTGGTAGATTAGATACAATAGGTAAACCACTATTATATGATGTAACAGAACTATTTTACCAATCCTTTGGTATCAGTAATAAAGATGAACTGTTAAAGTTATTTGAAGAGGATGCACACAAATAGAATGTGTATCCTTTTTTATTTTGGAAAGAATATAAAAAAATAAATAATATAATATAAAAAAATGAAAATAATATTTTATATAATAGCTATTTTAATTTTTTTAATAATTGTACTTAAACCCAAAAAAATAATAATTGATATAAGAATACAAGATATTTTTGAAATAAAAGTATATTATTTATTATTCAAGACTAAGATACCTATATACAAGTATAAGCCAAAAAAGACAAATTCAAAAAATATAGAAAATAGTTCAAGAAGCAAAAAAAGCTTTAATTTAAAAAAAATAATAAATATATTAGATACTATTATTACCTTTAAATATTCAATTGGAATTGATATAACCAAAATTGTTATTAAAATTGCATCAAGTGATGTAGCTTTTTTAGCTTTGCTTTCAGGATTATATAATATTTTTTACGGTGTTTTGAAATCACTAAATAAAAGGATTGATTTTATCTATGAAGGCTATTTAATAGGGCTTAATAAAATCTTTATTCAATGCAAAATAACTGTATATCCAGTTTTGATTTTGTTGAAAATGGATAAACTAATAAAAAATATATTTGGTGGTGATGAAAAAAATGGCACATCCCTTAGAAAATCTTATGCAAACTACTATGGAAAATCTCAAAGATATGATTGATGTCAACACTATTGTAGGAGATGCTGTTGAAAGTAAGGATGGAGCTGTTATAATACCAATCTCCAAGGTTTCATTTGGATTTGCTGCAGGTGGAGGTGATATTGCAAACAAGGAAGGGAATAAAAACCAAGATACAACACCTTTATTTGCTGGCGGAACAGGTGCAGGCATTAGTGTTACACCGGTTGCTTTCTTGGTTGTTACTAATAATCAAATAAGGCTCATGACAGTATATCAAAATAACACGGTTGAGAGAATAATTGATATAATTCCAACAATATTAGAAGATATTAAGTGTATATTCAAGAAAGATGACAGTATTTAGCTGTCATCTTTTTAATTTATATTGAATAAACATAATATAAAAACATATTGGAGTGTTGATAATGGAAAGAAGAACATTACCAAAAAGATATATGAAATTAAACAGAAGAAAAATATCAATTACTGGAATATTCAAGGTTACTATTTTACTTTGCATTATCTTATTATCAATATACATAAAATTTTTTGATGGTATTCAAACACAAGGTTATAAGATTTTTAAAACAATTTTCCTAAATGATCAAGTAAATTTAACTGGTTTATATAAAACAATTGATGGCTTATTGAATAAGGAAGAAAAAAAAATTAACAAAAAAGAAGTAAAAAATGAAGAGCATGCAATATTTCCTGCTGAAGGTATCTTAAATAAGAATAGTGATGGTAGCTATTTCATAATAATTAATAAGGAAGCAAATGTAATTTCACCATGTAGTGGAACAATTTTAAGTATTGAAAAGATTGGTGAAGGCTACGATATATTAATAGATGACAATAAAAATATATATTCAATAAAAAATATTTCTATACTATACCAATTAAAGATTGGTGAAAGCATAAGTAAAGGAAAACTTTTAGGTAAAATAAAGCCAAATGCATCAAATCAACAAGGTTTCCTGTATTATAAAGTTATAAATAAATAAAAGTTTGTTGAACTAAAAATTTTTATAATGTAAAATAAAAATATACAAGTATTATTTATTTTATATTACAGGAAGGTAAATATGGGACTAAAAATCAAGATACTTTTATTAGCTTTTATTATCTCAATTTTACCATCACTTACTATAGGAATATATGTAAACAATAGACTAATACCACAATTTGAGAACAACTTCAAAACATATCATATATTAGAACAGCAAGAAATTATTAATAATATTATAAAAAAGACTATTGATGATATTAAACAAGTAAATTCTGATTATGCAATATGGAACGAGATCTATTATTCAATTTATCATGGTGATCTAAAAAGCATAAAGTTTTACTGGTCAAATTGGCTTCCGTATGATCCGTTTGATTATTCTATTGTTCTAGGCATAAATAGGTATGGTGAAGTAATTGATTATTACGGGAAGGATATAAGTTTATCAACTATACTTAATAATCCAACATTTAAAACAGTTTTAAATAAAATACTGGGATATCAAAACAATAGAAATACTATTAAAGATATATTTAATTATGATATTATAAGTGGATTTATTTTTCTTAATAATAAAGTATATGCTTACTCTATCTCTCCTATTTTAGATGATATGAATCTTAGAAAGCCTTCAATAGGTGCTTTTTTTATTGCAAAAGAAATTAATAATAACTTCTTAAAATTAATAAAACCATATATGACTGTACCTATATATTTCATTGCCAAAAATCGAACAATTAATAAAAAAGATAAGGTTGATTATTATTTTATAAAACTTTATGATTATAACAATAATTATATTGGTTCTTTAGTCACTGAATACAAAGAGGAATTTTTGGAAAAAATAAATAAAAATTTTTCAACTCTTTTTGTTTTAATTATTATACTTACTATGATAGCAACCCTTACCTTTTCTGTTTGGCTTGCTTTATACTTATCAAAAGAGTTATACTCGCTTGAAAATTATGCAATTAATCTTTTTTCTTATGTTAATGGTAACGACCAGAATGTAAATAATATTCTTTATGCAAAAAATGTAAATATGTTTAAGAGAGTCAAATTAGTATTAAAAGCGTTATCAAATAATATAGAATTTAACATAAAAAAGATAATTCAAAAAGAAGAAGAATTATCAATACTATATCAAAAAGAAAAAGAGAATTTCAATGGTGCAATTAAGCTATTTATTTCACTTATCGAAATAAAAGACCCATATACAAAAGGACATGCTGAGAGAGTAAGAAATTTAAGTGAGCTTATAGGTCAAAAATTATTACAAAAAGGGTTTAAATTTAATATGTCTGATTTAATAATTGCTGCATATTTACATGATATTGGTAAAATTGCAGTTTCAGAAAGTATTTTAAATAAACAAGGAAGACTTTCGGATTATGAGTTTGAACAGGTAAAAAAACATAGCAGTATAGGATACCAATTACTTGCTAACATTAACTATTTTAATGACATAAAAAGAATAGTTCTCTATCACCATGAAAATATTGATGGTTCAGGTTATCCAGAAGCTATCAAAGGTGATCAAATTCCGTTTGAATCGAAAATAATTGCTGTTGCAGATGTTTTTGATGCATTGACAACGGATAGACCTTACAGAAAAGCTTTTACTATTCAAGAGGCTATTAATATTATGCAAAAAGATATTGGTAAAAAATTTGATAAGAATATATTTGATACATTTATAGAAATTATTAATGATAAAAAATATTTTAATAGAGTTGAAGAAAAATGGAAATTATTAAATTAAAATCACTACTTGCTAATGATGAAGGCCCTAAATTAGATTTTAAGGAGAAAATACAACTCGATACCGAAGGAGAAAAGAAAGAGTTTGTAAAAGATGTTCTTGCAATAGCAAATTCAAAAGGTGGAAGAGGTTATATAATATTTGGTGTTGAAGATAAAACAAAAAAGCTAATTGGAATATCTAAAAATGATATTACCGAAGAAACTATTCAGCAAATTATTTCAAGTAGATGTGAACCACCAGTTTCAATAAAGTTTGAACAATTAACAGTTGACAATAAGCTTATTGGTGTTTTAACAATCTATAAAAGTAATTTAAGGCCACATCAAATGATACAAAATGGTGTTTTTTACATTAGAAGAGGCTCAACTACTGATGTTGCAAGGCGTGATGAGATTGCTACTATGTTACAAGAAAGTGGAATTGTTAATTTTGAACTTTCTATTATCAGAAAGGCAAAGCTAAATGACCTTTGCCCTTCATTAATTATGAAATTTTTCGATAAAAATGGTATAAAAGCAAATTGGGACAACATAATGCTATTAGATAGTTTTGGAATTGTGCAAAAAGATAATGATACTAATTTATACTGTCCGACTTTAGGTGGTTTATTAGTTTTTGGAGAAAGACCAGATATTTTTATTCCTTCAGCATATATTACCGTTAATATTTTTGATAAAATAGAGATAGTTAATGGGAATATATCAACTATGATTAAAAAGATTGATAATTTATTTAAAAATATTTTTAAAGAATCTGAATTAAACTCACTAATTGAGCTAGTAGCAAATGCACTTGTTCATAGAGATTATTATGATATTTCATGAAATATTTCAATTGTAATAGATAATAAATGCTTTGAAATTACAAATCCAGGGAGTTTACTAGACAATTATTATATTTACAAAATTGGTAAAGATAATATTACTAGAAGACGAAATCCATGGATATATCAAAAGATGATTGTTTTAGACGAATTTAAAGTGTTTTTAAATAGTGGGAAAGGTATAAATATTCTAAAAAGAAAATATCCCAATATGAAGGTTCTAAATCTATATAATCAAAATATATTTAAGGTTATTGTTCCAATTAAAAATATACTTAAATGAGGAGTTAATATGAATAAGGGAAAGGTTGTAAATTTATCTCCGTCTCCAAAAAGGTATTTCAAACTAGGTCTAAAGTTATACGAAAAAGGAGATATTGAGCAAGCAATAGAAAAGCTTAAGAAGGCCTATGACTTAGATAAAGATGATGTAGAAATAAAGTTCAATTTGGCAGGCTTATTAGCACAAAAAGGTGAATTTAATGAATCAAATAAAATATTATTTGAACTTATTGATAAAGTTCCTAATTTTTCTGAATCACTATTTGGACTGGGCTGCAACTTTTTCGAAATGGGAAAGCATAATAAGGCTAAAATGTTTTTAAGAAGATTTTTGGTGGAAAACAGTGAAAGTGAATTTATTTATGCAGCTGAAGAATTGATTGACTATATTGAGTCTCAAGAGGAATTTTTAAGAGAGCAAAAAAGAATTGATAAAATTTCTAAATTATTAGAAAAGGGTAATAAAGCCTTAGAAAACTCAAATTTCGAAGAAGCTGTAAAGTATTTCAAATTAATATTGAGTATTGATGATACAATAATGCCTGCAAAAAATAATCTGTCTTTAGCCTATTTTTATTTAGGATTTGTTGATAAGGCAATAAAGATTGCAACTGATATAATTGAAGAGGATAATTTTAATACTTATGCAAACTGTAATTTAGCAGTTTTTTATAAATTTATTGGCTATGATAGTCTTTTTCAAAATCAGTTTATTAAAATATCTAGATTAAAACCTATTGATATAAAAGATAAGGTAAAGCTATTAGATACATTTATAAAATTAAATAAACATGAATTTGTTACAAAAAAGTCACATGAGCTTTTTGAATTAACCGGTGATCCATTTTTTTTACATCTTTTAGCTATTAGTTTGTTTAACCAACGGAAGATATTCAAAGCTCAAAAACTTTGGTCTAAAATAAAAAAAGAAAATCTGCTAAATGATATAAATATTAATTATTTTATTACTAAGATAAAATATACTTTGTTATCATTTAAATTTGAAGAAATTGATTATTATGAAACTGGTTTTAAAAATACCGATGAATTACCACCAGATATTAAATTGAAGGTTGAAAAAGAGGTTAAACAAATTGTAAAAGAATTAAATGAAAATAGATATCAAAAAAGTATAAATATTTTAAATGAAAGTTACAATTTAAATGATAATGATTATGACCAAATTATAAATATTATAAAAAGCTTTCCGTCAAACTATTCAGGGTTAAAAGCTAAGGGATTTGTTGCAGCAATACTCTATCTGTATTTTAATGAGATAAGAAATATTGAATTTCCAAAAGATAAAATTGCTGATTTATTCAATATAAAAATTGCTACTTTAGATAAATGGGTTAGAGAAATTAGGGATATAATAATTAAGAAAGATATTTATTGACTTTAAAAAATTTATTATATACAATAATAAAAAAATATCTTGTGGTATTTGAGGACATGTATAATACTACACCCCTTACAGAGAGTTAAAGCATTAGCTGAGAGCTTTAATATGGAAGGAAGTATTGTATACCACCTCGTGAAATATACCGTTTATTGCTAATTGAGTGATAAATGAGGGTGGAACCGCGGAAGGAAAAGAAAAGTCTTCTTCCGCCCCTTTTGATTAGGGGTGAAGAAGGCTTTATTTTATTTTAAGGAGGTTTTTTTATGAGTATCAATATAACACTTAAAGATGGGAAAGTATTACAATTTGAAAAAGGTGTTAAAGCAATTGATGTTGCAAAAGAAATAAGTATGAGGCTTTACAAAGAAAGCCTAATTTGCAAAATCAACAATCAAGTTAAAGATTTAACAACTGAGATTCACCAAGATGCAGCAGTTGAATTTTTAAATTTTAATGATGAAGAAGGGAAAAAAGCTTTTTGGCATACAACATCTCATGTGTTAGCTCAAGCTGTCAAAAGAATTTTTGGTGATAAAGTAAAACTTGGCATTGGTCCTGCTATTGATAATGGATTTTATTATGACTTTGATGTGGAAGAATCAATAACAATAGACCTTTTATCAAAAATTGAAGAAGAAATGCAAAAGATTATAAAAGAAGATTTAGAAATTGAAAGGATAGAACTTTCAAGAGAAGAAGCAGTAAAACTTATGACTGAAAGAAATGAAACATATAAGGTTGAATTAATAAAGGATATTCCAGAAGGAGAAACAATTTCTTTTTATAAACAAGGAGAGTTTATTGACCTTTGTGCTGGTCCTCATCTTATATCAACTGGCAAGGTTAAAGCCTTTAAGTTGATTTCAGTAGCTGGTGCTTATTGGAGAGGAAACTCCAAAAACAAAATGCTTCAAAGAATTTATGGAATTTCTTTTGAAAAGAAATCAGAGCTTGATGATTATTTAGTAAAGTTGGAAGAAGCTAAAAAGAGAGACCACAATAAAATTGGTAGGGAGCTTGAGATATTTACAACATCAGATGTTGTTGGGCAAGGCTTACCACTTCTTATGCCAAAAGGAGCAAAGATTATTCAACTTCTCCAAAGGTTTATTGAAGATGAAGAAGAAAAAAGAGGCTATCAACTTACAAAAACTCCTTTTATGGCAAAAAGTGACCTTTATAAAATATCAGGGCATTGGGACCATTACAAAGATGGTATGTTTATAATTGAAGATGATGAAAATACATTATTTGCTTTAAGGCCAATGACTTGTCCATTTCAGTATATTATTTATAACTCAAGGCAAAGAAGTTATAGAGAATTACCAATTAGATATTCAGAAACATCAACACTATTTAGAAATGAATCATCAGGTGAAATGCATGGACTTATTAGAGTTCGACAATTTACTTTATCTGATGGCCATATAATTTGTAGGCCTGACCAGATTGAGGAAGAATTTAAAGGAGCTCTTGATTTAATTCAGTATATTATGAAGGTTTTAGGAATTGAAAATGATATATGGTATAGATTCTCAAGATGGGATCCTAATAATAAAGAAAAGTATATTGATAATCCAGAAGCTTGGGAAGTTACAGAAGCAAATATGAAAAACATATTAGATAGATTGGGAATAAATTATAAAGAAGCAAAAGGTGAGGCTGCTTTTTATGGCCCAAAGCTTGATATTCAGTTTAAGAATGTATATGGAAAAGAAGACACAATAATAACTATTCAAATTGACTTTGCATTAGCAGAAAGATTTGATATGACTTATGTTGATAGGGATGGAGAAAAGAAAAGACCAATTATTATTCATCGTTCATCAATAGGCTGTTATGAAAGAACACTTGCAATGCTAATTGAAAAATATGGTGGTGCATTCCCACTATGGCTATCACCAACACAAGTTGTTGTAATTCCAATTTCAGATAACTTTAATGAATATGCATCACATGTTTCTAAAGAACTTAAGAAGTATGGCATAAGAGTTGAAGAAGACTTTAGATCAGAAAAGGTTGGGTATAAAATAAGAGAAGCTCAACTCAAAAAGATACCATACATGGTTATAGTAGGTGAAAAAGAGGTTGAAAACCAAACTGTAGCTATTAGAGATAGGAAAAAAGGAGATTTAGGCTCTATACAATTAGAACAATTTATAAAAATGTTAATTGAAAAGATTAGTGAAAAGAGTATAGATTAAAGAATGGTGGGCCAAATTATCTTAATTTGGCCCATATAAATATATAAGGGGTGATAAGTTTGATTACATGGTTGGAATCAATTGAAGAAATTAATAAATTTTTAAGAGATGAAAATATTTTATTTCTATTTGACAAAAATACATTTAATATATGTGGAAAATTTTTCAAGAATGTAGAAAAACATATAAGAAAACTTATACTTCCTTCAAATATTCATGCAGATGAAAAAAATATTGGAAGGGTCTTTTTTGAGGTTTATGAGTATAATATTAGCTTGATATTTTCAGTAGGAAGTGGAACTCTTACAGACATTGCAAGGTATGTTTCGGCAAAAACTAATATAAAGTTTTTTTCCTTTCCAACAGCCCCATCAATGGATGGATATGCTTCATCAGTCGCTGCATTAACTATAGATGGTATAAAAACTACAGTTCCAGCAAAAGCACCTAATAGAATATTTATATATTTACCAATTTTAAAAGAATCACCCATGGAACTAAAAAGAGCTGGTTTTGGAGATTTGATTGGTAAAATTACTGCACTTTTAGATTGGAGAATATCAAATATTTTATTTGATGAAAAACTTGATGAAGATATTTTTAGTGATATGAAGCAAGCATATCTTGATACACTAAATAGCATAAGTTCAAATGACTTTGAAAAAAATCTGATTGATGGGCTTATAAAATCAGGGTTACTGATGAAAAGAATGGGGAATTCTCGTCCTGCTTCGGGTTCTGAACATCATATTTCACATTATCTTGAATATAAGGGTTATGACAATATATTCCATGGAATAAAAGTGGGTATAGCTACTATAATAATATTAAAGCTATATAATAGTTTTTTACATTTAAGCAAAAATGAAATAAAAAAACAAATAGGATATAATATATCATTAAATGAATGGCAAAAAGAAATACAAAAAGCATATCCTGATAATTATATCGAAATAATTAATGCAAATATTAATAGAATTAAGGTGTACAATGATGAAGGTTTTAGAAAACAAATTATTAACAAAATAATTGAAAAAAAAGATGAAATAGATGATAAAATAAAAGAGTCAATTATTTTGCTTGATAATGTTTATAAAGCATATGAAAAATTAGGTTTTAGTATTGAAAATACAAATATAAAAAGAGAAGATTTAATCAATGCTATTTTATATGCTGATAATATAAGAGATAGATTTACAATACTACAACTTCTTGAATTTCTTGGGTTTTTGAATATTGATTGGCTCGAGGAACATAGAATAATTTAATATGAAACCTGTTTTTGCATATTTATTTTTGGGAAAATATAAATTAAGGTAAACTATAAATTTAATTTTATGGTGATATTTATATGTTTAAGATACTAGTGGTTGATGACTCTGCATTTATGAGACAACTAATTAAGAATATTTTAGAAGAAACAGGTATTTTTGAGGTAACTGTTGCACAAACCCCATTAATTGCTCTTGATAAGATTCAAAAACAGCAGTTTGATGCTATAACTGTTGATTATGAAATGCCATATATGAATGGTATAGAGCTTATAAAGTTAATCAATTTTCAATATAAAAATAGAATTATTATGATAAGTGCATATACCTATCCAGAAACTGCCATTACACTAGAAGCCTTAAATAGTGGTGCTTTTGATTATGTGTTAAAGCCTACAAGTTTTGAACAAACACAACAATTTTCTAATGAGATTGTTGAAAAATTAAAAGCTGTATGTCTAAAAAATAATACAGATGTTATACCTCAGCAGATTCCACAAAATATCAGATCAACATGGGATAGTATTTTAGGAAAGGCAAGAAAAGCTGAGATTGTAGGTATAGGAATATCTACAGGTGGTCCTCCCGCTTTAGAAAGGATATTTATAAATATCCGTAGGGATTTTCATCTGCCTATTTTGATTGTTCAGCATATGCCACCAAATTTTACAAAAGCTCTTGCTGAAAGGCTAAGTGCTTTATCTCAATTATGTATTAAAGAGGCAGAAGATAATGAAGAGATTAATAGGGGATGTGTATATATTGCAAAAGGTGGGTATCACTTAGCTGTAGAAAATAGAAATGGGAAAAAATATACCAAGCTACTAGATACTGAAAAGGTTACAGGGCATAAACCATCTGCAAACGTATTGTTTTCTTCAATAGCTGATGTATATGCAAAAAACTCAATTGGTATAATTATGACCGGTATGGGTGGAGATGGTTCTGATGGTTTACTTGAAATGAGAAATAAAGGGGCTCTTACCATAGCTCAAGATGAAAAAAGTTGTGTAGTTTTTGGTATGCCCAAGGTAGCAATAGATAAAGGAGCTGTCGACATTGTATTGAGTTTAGAAAGTATTATTGAATTTTTAAACTCTATATGAATAAATAATAACAATATTCAAAATACATAATAAAAGCCTATTTTATAGGCTTTTATTTGTTTTTTCAAAGGTTACATAATAAAAAAAATATAAAATTATCTTGATAAATTTTATAATGAGTGTATAATTAAAACGTATAATTATTAAAGTTTTGAAAGGAGAGTTTTTATGAAGAAAAAAATAGTTGCAACATTACTAGTTATGTTAATTGCTATTTCATTATTACTTACAAGTTTTGCTCAAAATAGTTCTAAAAAACTTACAACATTAGACAAAATTAAATCAACAAAGGTTTTCAAAATTGGTATGGACGATACATTTCCACCAATGGAATACAATGATGATAACGGGAATATTGTTGGATTTGACGTTGATATGGGTAAAGAACTTGCAAAAAGGCTTGGTGCAAAAGCACAATTTATTAGTATTGACTGGAATGGTATTCAAACTGGATTAAAAGCAAAAAAATATGATGCAATTATTTCTTGTTTTAGTATAACAGAAGAAAGAAAAAAATCATTTAATTTAACTGATCCATATCTTTATATTAAACAAGTTGTTGCGGTAAAAGCTGGTGATAAATCAATTAAAAAACCAGAAGATTTAAAAGGCAAAAAAATTGCTGTACAAGCTAACACAACAGGTGATAATGCAGTTAAGGAGTTAAAGTTTATAAACTATGAAAAAGATGTAACACAATATGATAGAATCATAGATGCTTTTCATGAGTTAGAACTCGGAAGAAGAAATGCCATTGTTATTGACTCAGTTGTTGCATACTATTATAAAAGAACAAACCCAAAGAAGTTTGATGTAGCAAAGGTTGAACTTCAAAAAGAACCAGTAGGTATAGCAGTTAGAAAAGAAGATAAAGAGCTTTATAATGCAGTTCAAAAAGCATTAAAAGATATGAAGAAAGATGGTACATTAGCAAAGATATCTAAAAAATGGTTTGGTGAAGATATAACAAAGTAACAACTGAGGTGGACGATTTTGAGTGATAATATAATATTAAAATATTTTCCATTATTATTAAAATCAAGTGTTATAACAATTGAACTTACTGCAATTGCTGTTACAGTTGGACTTATTTTTGGTTTGATTGCAGCTTTATTAAGGATATCCAAGGTAAGACCACTTAAATGGATTGGAAGCTTTTATATCTGGCTTTTTAGAGGAACACCACTTCTACTTCAAATATTTTTTATATACTATGGGCTTCCAAGTTTCTTTCCATCGCTTACATTACCAGCTTTTGCAGCAGGTGTTATTGCACTTATTATAAATTCAGGTGCATACACAGCAGAGATTATACGTGCAGCTATTCAGTCAATTGACAAAGGACAATATGAAGCTGCTAAATCACTAGGGATGACATATGGACA from Caldicellulosiruptoraceae bacterium PP1 includes the following:
- the scpB gene encoding SMC-Scp complex subunit ScpB, coding for MDNNNLNQVIESILFISNKPIKTNELADFLKVDIDEVRKIIDNLKNEYIMNNHGFRIIEIDEGVRLSTAPEMSQYIKDFFKLETKQNPITQAAYEVLSIIALNGPITRQEIEKIRGVSSENIIRSLLERNLIKESGRLDTIGKPLLYDVTELFYQSFGISNKDELLKLFEEDAHK
- the ytfJ gene encoding GerW family sporulation protein encodes the protein MAHPLENLMQTTMENLKDMIDVNTIVGDAVESKDGAVIIPISKVSFGFAAGGGDIANKEGNKNQDTTPLFAGGTGAGISVTPVAFLVVTNNQIRLMTVYQNNTVERIIDIIPTILEDIKCIFKKDDSI
- a CDS encoding HD domain-containing phosphohydrolase, with translation MGLKIKILLLAFIISILPSLTIGIYVNNRLIPQFENNFKTYHILEQQEIINNIIKKTIDDIKQVNSDYAIWNEIYYSIYHGDLKSIKFYWSNWLPYDPFDYSIVLGINRYGEVIDYYGKDISLSTILNNPTFKTVLNKILGYQNNRNTIKDIFNYDIISGFIFLNNKVYAYSISPILDDMNLRKPSIGAFFIAKEINNNFLKLIKPYMTVPIYFIAKNRTINKKDKVDYYFIKLYDYNNNYIGSLVTEYKEEFLEKINKNFSTLFVLIIILTMIATLTFSVWLALYLSKELYSLENYAINLFSYVNGNDQNVNNILYAKNVNMFKRVKLVLKALSNNIEFNIKKIIQKEEELSILYQKEKENFNGAIKLFISLIEIKDPYTKGHAERVRNLSELIGQKLLQKGFKFNMSDLIIAAYLHDIGKIAVSESILNKQGRLSDYEFEQVKKHSSIGYQLLANINYFNDIKRIVLYHHENIDGSGYPEAIKGDQIPFESKIIAVADVFDALTTDRPYRKAFTIQEAINIMQKDIGKKFDKNIFDTFIEIINDKKYFNRVEEKWKLLN
- a CDS encoding helix-turn-helix domain-containing protein, translating into MEIIKLKSLLANDEGPKLDFKEKIQLDTEGEKKEFVKDVLAIANSKGGRGYIIFGVEDKTKKLIGISKNDITEETIQQIISSRCEPPVSIKFEQLTVDNKLIGVLTIYKSNLRPHQMIQNGVFYIRRGSTTDVARRDEIATMLQESGIVNFELSIIRKAKLNDLCPSLIMKFFDKNGIKANWDNIMLLDSFGIVQKDNDTNLYCPTLGGLLVFGERPDIFIPSAYITVNIFDKIEIVNGNISTMIKKIDNLFKNIFKESELNSLIELVANALVHRDYYDIS
- a CDS encoding tetratricopeptide repeat protein, whose amino-acid sequence is MNKGKVVNLSPSPKRYFKLGLKLYEKGDIEQAIEKLKKAYDLDKDDVEIKFNLAGLLAQKGEFNESNKILFELIDKVPNFSESLFGLGCNFFEMGKHNKAKMFLRRFLVENSESEFIYAAEELIDYIESQEEFLREQKRIDKISKLLEKGNKALENSNFEEAVKYFKLILSIDDTIMPAKNNLSLAYFYLGFVDKAIKIATDIIEEDNFNTYANCNLAVFYKFIGYDSLFQNQFIKISRLKPIDIKDKVKLLDTFIKLNKHEFVTKKSHELFELTGDPFFLHLLAISLFNQRKIFKAQKLWSKIKKENLLNDININYFITKIKYTLLSFKFEEIDYYETGFKNTDELPPDIKLKVEKEVKQIVKELNENRYQKSINILNESYNLNDNDYDQIINIIKSFPSNYSGLKAKGFVAAILYLYFNEIRNIEFPKDKIADLFNIKIATLDKWVREIRDIIIKKDIY
- the thrS gene encoding threonine--tRNA ligase, with the protein product MSINITLKDGKVLQFEKGVKAIDVAKEISMRLYKESLICKINNQVKDLTTEIHQDAAVEFLNFNDEEGKKAFWHTTSHVLAQAVKRIFGDKVKLGIGPAIDNGFYYDFDVEESITIDLLSKIEEEMQKIIKEDLEIERIELSREEAVKLMTERNETYKVELIKDIPEGETISFYKQGEFIDLCAGPHLISTGKVKAFKLISVAGAYWRGNSKNKMLQRIYGISFEKKSELDDYLVKLEEAKKRDHNKIGRELEIFTTSDVVGQGLPLLMPKGAKIIQLLQRFIEDEEEKRGYQLTKTPFMAKSDLYKISGHWDHYKDGMFIIEDDENTLFALRPMTCPFQYIIYNSRQRSYRELPIRYSETSTLFRNESSGEMHGLIRVRQFTLSDGHIICRPDQIEEEFKGALDLIQYIMKVLGIENDIWYRFSRWDPNNKEKYIDNPEAWEVTEANMKNILDRLGINYKEAKGEAAFYGPKLDIQFKNVYGKEDTIITIQIDFALAERFDMTYVDRDGEKKRPIIIHRSSIGCYERTLAMLIEKYGGAFPLWLSPTQVVVIPISDNFNEYASHVSKELKKYGIRVEEDFRSEKVGYKIREAQLKKIPYMVIVGEKEVENQTVAIRDRKKGDLGSIQLEQFIKMLIEKISEKSID
- a CDS encoding iron-containing alcohol dehydrogenase, yielding MITWLESIEEINKFLRDENILFLFDKNTFNICGKFFKNVEKHIRKLILPSNIHADEKNIGRVFFEVYEYNISLIFSVGSGTLTDIARYVSAKTNIKFFSFPTAPSMDGYASSVAALTIDGIKTTVPAKAPNRIFIYLPILKESPMELKRAGFGDLIGKITALLDWRISNILFDEKLDEDIFSDMKQAYLDTLNSISSNDFEKNLIDGLIKSGLLMKRMGNSRPASGSEHHISHYLEYKGYDNIFHGIKVGIATIIILKLYNSFLHLSKNEIKKQIGYNISLNEWQKEIQKAYPDNYIEIINANINRIKVYNDEGFRKQIINKIIEKKDEIDDKIKESIILLDNVYKAYEKLGFSIENTNIKREDLINAILYADNIRDRFTILQLLEFLGFLNIDWLEEHRII
- a CDS encoding chemotaxis response regulator protein-glutamate methylesterase — translated: MFKILVVDDSAFMRQLIKNILEETGIFEVTVAQTPLIALDKIQKQQFDAITVDYEMPYMNGIELIKLINFQYKNRIIMISAYTYPETAITLEALNSGAFDYVLKPTSFEQTQQFSNEIVEKLKAVCLKNNTDVIPQQIPQNIRSTWDSILGKARKAEIVGIGISTGGPPALERIFINIRRDFHLPILIVQHMPPNFTKALAERLSALSQLCIKEAEDNEEINRGCVYIAKGGYHLAVENRNGKKYTKLLDTEKVTGHKPSANVLFSSIADVYAKNSIGIIMTGMGGDGSDGLLEMRNKGALTIAQDEKSCVVFGMPKVAIDKGAVDIVLSLESIIEFLNSI